The DNA region GCTGATCTTCGCGTCGGGCACGGGGCGCGAGCCGTCATCCGGACGGAACTTCCCCGAACAGACCGTCTGGTCGCTGCTGTTGCGGCTGCCCTGCTCGACCCAGCAGCTCTCGACGGTCACGGTGCCGCCGCGTCCCGCGAGGCCCGCGGCGTGCGCCGCGTTGTAGACGGAGAAGCACACACAGACGAGTGCGCCGAGGAAGAACACCGCCCCGAAGGCCCGGCCCTTCCAGCTCGCGCCCGGCGTCGAGGCGTAGGGGCTGGTGCGGCCCAGTTCGGGGTCCGCGCCGGAAGGCCCGGAGGGTCCGCTTCCAGGCGCCCTGCTTCCGAAGACTCCCCGTCGTCCGGCACCCGCCATGCTCTCCCCCTGCCGCCGCTGCACGCTGCCCCACCGCGGACCGATCGGGACGCTCTCCACGCGGGGCCTGATCACGGCCGCCACGCGCGGACAGCACACCCTAGCGGGAGCGTGTCAGGACGAACGCGGAGGGTCGAAGTCCGCTGCCTCCACGAAATCCGGCCGCGGGTCCAGCGCCGCCGCCAGCCGGAAGTGGCGTCGTGCCTCGTCCTTACGGTCGGCGCGCTGAAGCGTACGGGCCAGCGCGAAGTGCGCGAACGCGTTGTCCGGTTCACGCTCCAGCACGGTCTGGAACTCCATCTCCGCGGGCCGCAGTTGGGCGCCCAGAAAGAAAGCGCGTGCGCGCAGCAGCCGCGCCGCCGTGTTCTCGGGGTGTGCCGCGACCACCGTGTCGAGCAGCTTCAACGCACCACGCGGATCGCGGGCGTTGAGCAGTTGCTCGGCAGCGCGGAACTCGATGACCAGGGTCTCAGGGGTGGCCTCGGACACGGTGCCTGCCTCCTCACCGACGCCGGTGTGACAGTTGCGGTGCACAGGTACGGTGCACAGGCGCGGGAACGCCTCGTCCCCGGTAGCTATTCCCTGTCGCAACCGCAGGCACTCCGCTCCCACCGGAGCGGACTACGCCCCCGAGCGCTCCTGTGCTCGCTTGCACAGCTCGTCCCACACCTCGCGCACCCTCGTCTCCAGCTCCTCCAGCGGCCCGTCGTTGCCGATCACGAGGTCGGCCACCGCGAGCCGCTCCTCGCGCGTCGCCTGCGCAGCCATGCGCGCCTGCGCGTCCTCCTCCGTCATGCCGCGCAGACGTACGAGCCGGTCGAGCTGGGTCTTCGGGGAGGCGTCGACGACGAGGACGAGGTCATAGAGGGGCGCGAGGCCGTTCTCGGTGAGAAGCGGCACGTCGTGGACGATCACGGCGCTTGCGGAATCGGCCGCCGCCTGCCGTTCCAGCTCGGCCGAGCGCTCGCCCACGAGCGGGTGGACGATCGCGTTGAGCGCCGCGAGCCGTTCCGTGTCGGCGAAAACGACGGCCCCCAGCCTGGGCCGGTCCAGGCTGCCGTCGGGCGCGAGCACCTCCTCGCCGAACTCCTCGACCACGGCCGTCAGCCCGGGCGTGCCCGGCTCGACGACCTCCCGGGCGATCTTGTCCGCGTCGACGATCACGGCGCCGTGCCCCTGGAGAAGCCGTGAGACCTCGCTCTTTCCCGCGCCGATTCCGCCCGTCAGTCCGACCTTCAGCATGACGGCCACGCTATACGGTGCGCGAAACCGGCCACCGCCCCGGCCGGTACGGACAGCGGCCACGGGAACGAACCAGCCGCGCGAGGTTCGCGGAAGCGCGCGGGCCGGTGCTGTGGGCAAGGCCGACGCTCAGCCGGTGCTCTCTCCGCCTGCCCCGTCGGCGCCGCCTTCGCCGTCGTCCCCGCTGTCGCCGCTGCCGGGCGCGGCCTCGCGTTCGGCGAGGAACTGCTCGAAGACCGCTCCCAGCTCGTCGGCGGACGGCAGCTCACTGGGCTCGGCGACGAGGCTGCCCCGCGTCTCGGCACCGGCCATCGCGTCGTACTGCTGCTCAAGTCCCCGTACGACGGAGACAAGATCCTCGTCTCCCTCGGCGAGCTGCCGCTCGATCTCGTTCTGCGTCTTGAGCGCCTCGTTGCGCAGCGCATGGGCGATGTCGGGCAGCACAAGCCCGGTCGCGGACGTGATGGCCTCGACGATGACGAGAGCCGCGTCGGGGTAGGCCGAGCGCGCGACATAGTGCGGCACGTGCGCGACGACACCGAGCACGTCGTGGCCTGATTCCGCGAGCCGCAGCTCGATCAGCCCGGCCGCGCTGCCCGGGACCTCGGCCTCCTCGAAGAGGGGACGGTGGCCGGGCACGAGATCCGTGCGGGTGCCGTGCGGGGTGAGGCCGACGGGCCGGGTGTGGGGCACGCCCATCGGAATGCCGTGGAAGTTCACGGACATCCGTACGTTGAGCCGCTCGGTGATCTCGCGGACCGCCGACGTGAACGCCTCCCACTGGACGTCCGGTTCGGGCCCGGACAGCAGCAGGAACGGCGCGCCCGTGGCGTCGCGCACGAGACGCAGCTCCAGCCGGGGAGTGTCGTAGGCGACCCAGCGGTCGCTGCGGAAGGTCATGGTGGGGCGGCGCGCACGGTAGTCGACGAGCCGGTCGGCGTCGAAACGCGCCACGGTGACGGACGGCTGGGTGTCCTTCAGCCGCTCGACGATCTGCTCCCCCGCCTCGCCGGCGTCCATGTAGCCCTCGAAGTGGTACAGCATCACCAGGCCGCCGCTGCCGGGCTCGCCGATGACGGCGTCGACCGCTTCGAGTCCGCTCTCGTCCCACGTGTACACGCTCTGCCCACTGTGCGGTTCAAGCACTGCTGGCGCCCCTAACTAGTCGCGTTCACACGGAACAA from Streptomyces marispadix includes:
- a CDS encoding tetratricopeptide repeat protein encodes the protein MSEATPETLVIEFRAAEQLLNARDPRGALKLLDTVVAAHPENTAARLLRARAFFLGAQLRPAEMEFQTVLEREPDNAFAHFALARTLQRADRKDEARRHFRLAAALDPRPDFVEAADFDPPRSS
- the coaE gene encoding dephospho-CoA kinase; the encoded protein is MLKVGLTGGIGAGKSEVSRLLQGHGAVIVDADKIAREVVEPGTPGLTAVVEEFGEEVLAPDGSLDRPRLGAVVFADTERLAALNAIVHPLVGERSAELERQAAADSASAVIVHDVPLLTENGLAPLYDLVLVVDASPKTQLDRLVRLRGMTEEDAQARMAAQATREERLAVADLVIGNDGPLEELETRVREVWDELCKRAQERSGA
- a CDS encoding PAC2 family protein — translated: MYTWDESGLEAVDAVIGEPGSGGLVMLYHFEGYMDAGEAGEQIVERLKDTQPSVTVARFDADRLVDYRARRPTMTFRSDRWVAYDTPRLELRLVRDATGAPFLLLSGPEPDVQWEAFTSAVREITERLNVRMSVNFHGIPMGVPHTRPVGLTPHGTRTDLVPGHRPLFEEAEVPGSAAGLIELRLAESGHDVLGVVAHVPHYVARSAYPDAALVIVEAITSATGLVLPDIAHALRNEALKTQNEIERQLAEGDEDLVSVVRGLEQQYDAMAGAETRGSLVAEPSELPSADELGAVFEQFLAEREAAPGSGDSGDDGEGGADGAGGESTG